CCCAGAGGGTCTCGGGGGCGATGGGGAATGCGTGCGCGGGCGAGAGCGAGACGAGGCAGCTCGACACCAGCGCGAGGAGGAGGGAGGCAGGTCGCATGCGCGGGGAGCATACCGCCGTCCAGGGCCGTCGACTGGACCCCGCGGTTCGATTCAGGGGGAGTCATCCCGGGCACGCTGCTCCTGGATGGCGCGCAGCAGCGCCTCATCGGAGAGGGCCTTCTCCCAGTCACCCGGCAGCTCGACGCGCACGGACTTCGCGCCGCCGCTGGGCGTGCAGGTGACATGGAAGCGGTTGCCCGAGTCCCCGACGCGCGCCGCCTCGGTCTTCTCCGGGTCCTTGCCCAGGCCCGCGAAGGCCTGGATGCAGCTCCACTTGATTCCGTCGCTGTCCGTGACTTCCCGTGGCATGCACACCTCGCGAGGTTTCAGGGTGCGCATCGCCTCGGTCGCGGACAACCCGGGGCCGGGCGCGAGCGCCCCGGAGCACCATCGCGGCGCGTCCGGGGAGCCCGCGCGGGGATGCTTCAGGGGATGAGCGGCGCGAGCGCGGGGGCGATGTACGTCTGCTTCGCCTGCTGCACCGTCGTCCAGTCGTCCTGGAGCAGGCCGCCGGTGTCATCGGAGTTGGGATTGAGCGACCAGAAGGAGAAGCTCATCCCGTTGCTCGCGAGATAGCCCGTGAGCGTCTGGATCCACTGGCGATCCGAGTCGATGAGCAGCTTGGTGCCGAACTCCCCGAGCCACACCGGGGCGCGGTTCTCCTTCACGAGGAAGCCCCAGGTGGCGTCCCACACGCCGGGCAGGTTGGCCGGGTAGCCGGTGGAGCCCTTGTTCTGGAACCACGGCTGGCCGTAGACGCTCTCCGGGTAGTCGTGCGCCGAGTACACCACGCGCCCCGGCACGTTGAGGCGCACCGGGTAGTCGCGCGCGCCCCGCAGGTTGCCGCCCCACCAGTACCAGTTGTTCTGGTAGATCTCGATGCCCTCCACGATGATGAGCAGGTCCGGGTTCACGCCGAGGATGGCGTTGCCCGCGCGCTCGGCGGCGAGCCGCCAGTCGGTGTCGAGGTTGCCATCGCCCCAGGTGGCGCGGCCGTGCGGCTCGTTGTGCAGGTCCATGCCCACCACGGTGGGGTTGCCCTTGTAGCGCAGGGCGAGCATCTTCCAGTCATCGATCCACGCTTGCTCCTCGGTGGCGCGGTTGGAGCGGTACCAGAGCTCCGACTGGCTGCTGGAGTCCGGACGGTGCCGGTCGAGCACGACGCGCAGCCCGCGCGCACCGGCCGCCGCGATGATGCGATCCATCACCTGCAGGGACGTGAGCCCGGCCAGCTCCGGATTGAGCGCGTTGTTCATGCTGAGCGGATCCGGGTACACCCCGTCGCGCAGCATGGTGTTGCTGTAGGGCAGGCGCAGCGAGTTGTAGCCGAGCGACTTCACCTGATCGAGCAGGCCGCCCAGCGTGCGGCGATCCAGCCCGTAGGGCACGCGCGAGGGGCCCTCGAAGCCGAACCAGTTCACGCTGGTGAGGCGCACCACCTGACCCGTGGACGAGTAGATCTTCGCCCCCTCGGTGTGCAGGTAGCCCGCGGCGCCCGGCGGCGGCGTTCCGGCGTCCGTGCCCGCGTCGGTTCCGGCATCGGTGCCCGCGTCGGTCCCGGCGTCGGTGCCCGCATCCGAGCCGGCGTCGGTGCCCGCATCGGTGCCGGCGTCGGGGCCCGGGGTCGTCCCGTACACGCCGTCCGAGGCGCACAGGGACAGCGTGGCACCCGGCTGGAAGAGGGCCGAGCACGAGGTGGCCGAGCCCCCGGCGTTCACGGCGCGCAGGCGCACCTGGGTTCCCCGGAAGGACTGGCTGCCCGTCCAGACGTTCGCGTCCCAGGCCGCCTGGCTCAACGCCGTCCACGCGCCCCCGTTCACCGACACCTCCACCCGCGCCGGGGCGGGAGAAGCGGTGATCCGGGCCTCCATCCACCA
This genomic interval from Cystobacter ferrugineus contains the following:
- a CDS encoding glycoside hydrolase family 5 protein, yielding MKRMGMLLSAVLFTAACGGGVAEEESALTELEQRIASPVSFFLQTSSNDWWMEARITASPAPARVEVSVNGGAWTALSQAAWDANVWTGSQSFRGTQVRLRAVNAGGSATSCSALFQPGATLSLCASDGVYGTTPGPDAGTDAGTDAGSDAGTDAGTDAGTDAGTDAGTDAGTPPPGAAGYLHTEGAKIYSSTGQVVRLTSVNWFGFEGPSRVPYGLDRRTLGGLLDQVKSLGYNSLRLPYSNTMLRDGVYPDPLSMNNALNPELAGLTSLQVMDRIIAAAGARGLRVVLDRHRPDSSSQSELWYRSNRATEEQAWIDDWKMLALRYKGNPTVVGMDLHNEPHGRATWGDGNLDTDWRLAAERAGNAILGVNPDLLIIVEGIEIYQNNWYWWGGNLRGARDYPVRLNVPGRVVYSAHDYPESVYGQPWFQNKGSTGYPANLPGVWDATWGFLVKENRAPVWLGEFGTKLLIDSDRQWIQTLTGYLASNGMSFSFWSLNPNSDDTGGLLQDDWTTVQQAKQTYIAPALAPLIP